The following are encoded together in the Paraburkholderia sp. BL10I2N1 genome:
- a CDS encoding ABC transporter permease, which translates to MFFHGYGPLLLAGTWETVRLAVLSLGASFLLGLGGAAAKLSRNRVLSRFGTLYTTLIRAVPDLVLMLLLFYGIQILLNNLTDSLGVAQIDIDPFVAGVITLGFIYGAYFTETFRGAFLAVPRGQLEAGYAYGMSSWRVFRRIMFPQMMRFALPGIGNNWQVLVKATALVSIIGLADVVKASQDAGKSTLEFFFFTVTAGAIYLAITTVSNLVLVWLEKRYSAGVRRVPL; encoded by the coding sequence ATGTTCTTCCACGGGTACGGCCCACTCCTCCTCGCGGGAACCTGGGAAACGGTCAGGCTGGCAGTGTTGTCGCTGGGGGCATCCTTCCTGCTGGGTCTTGGAGGCGCCGCGGCGAAGCTGTCGCGCAACCGGGTGCTCTCTCGCTTCGGCACACTCTATACGACACTGATTCGCGCAGTTCCTGATCTCGTGCTGATGCTGCTGCTGTTCTATGGCATTCAGATCCTGCTCAACAATCTGACCGACTCCCTCGGCGTCGCCCAGATCGACATCGACCCGTTCGTGGCGGGCGTCATCACGCTCGGCTTCATCTACGGCGCGTACTTCACCGAGACCTTCCGGGGCGCTTTTCTTGCTGTTCCTCGCGGGCAGCTTGAGGCCGGTTACGCGTACGGCATGAGTTCGTGGCGAGTGTTCAGGCGCATCATGTTCCCGCAAATGATGCGCTTCGCGCTACCCGGCATCGGCAACAACTGGCAGGTGCTCGTCAAGGCAACGGCGCTTGTATCGATCATTGGCCTCGCCGACGTCGTCAAGGCCTCACAGGATGCAGGCAAGAGCACGCTTGAATTTTTCTTTTTCACCGTGACGGCCGGGGCGATTTATCTTGCGATCACAACCGTGTCGAACCTCGTGCTGGTCTGGCTTGAGAAGCGCTACTCGGCAGGCGTACGGAGGGTCCCATTGTGA
- a CDS encoding universal stress protein, giving the protein MFKHLLVATDGSALSDAAVQMAVTLARESEARLTALHVIPEFHVLAYGTEMLADTEDRFIQVTRKHAENYLAVVTKAATQAGVECDTVARNHAHPYEAIISVAEQRNCDLIVMASHGRGGMRAMLLGSETQKVLTHSAIPVLVVRQPTQAGEGHRA; this is encoded by the coding sequence ATGTTCAAGCATCTGCTGGTTGCGACCGACGGTTCGGCACTCTCCGACGCCGCCGTTCAGATGGCGGTGACTCTCGCCAGGGAAAGCGAAGCCAGATTGACGGCGCTCCATGTCATTCCGGAATTCCACGTCCTCGCGTACGGCACCGAAATGCTTGCGGACACCGAGGACCGATTCATTCAGGTTACCCGGAAGCACGCGGAGAACTATCTCGCAGTGGTCACGAAGGCCGCCACGCAGGCCGGCGTCGAGTGCGACACGGTTGCGAGGAACCACGCTCACCCGTATGAGGCGATTATCAGCGTTGCAGAGCAACGAAACTGCGATCTCATTGTCATGGCATCCCATGGCCGGGGCGGTATGCGCGCCATGTTGCTCGGCAGTGAAACCCAGAAGGTCCTGACACACAGTGCCATTCCCGTTCTGGTTGTCCGGCAGCCGACACAAGCTGGCGAGGGCCACCGGGCGTAA
- a CDS encoding ABC transporter substrate-binding protein: MKKLALCIALATIATGAYAKDWSTIRFGVDASYPPFESKGADGKLTGFDIDLGNQICARLKAKCVWVENDFDGMIPALKAKKFDGVLSSMSMTPQRAEQISFSSKLFNTPTRLIAKKGSPLLPTPESLAGKAIGVEQGTIQETYAKTYWEPKGAKVVSYQNQDQVYIDLLSGRLDGALQDAAQADIGFLNTPRGAGFQFAGKDIIDAKVLGNGAGIGLRKDDADLKAKIDNAIADMIKDGTYKTIEKKYFNFDVYGS; encoded by the coding sequence ATGAAGAAACTCGCTCTGTGTATCGCCCTCGCAACCATCGCCACCGGTGCCTATGCAAAAGACTGGTCCACCATCCGGTTCGGGGTCGACGCAAGCTACCCGCCGTTCGAGTCGAAGGGCGCCGACGGCAAGCTGACCGGTTTCGACATCGATCTCGGCAACCAGATCTGCGCGCGCCTGAAAGCGAAGTGCGTGTGGGTCGAAAACGACTTCGACGGCATGATCCCGGCGCTGAAGGCGAAGAAGTTCGACGGCGTGCTGTCGTCGATGTCCATGACGCCGCAACGTGCGGAACAGATCAGCTTCTCGTCAAAGCTGTTCAACACGCCGACACGCCTCATCGCCAAGAAGGGCTCGCCCCTGCTCCCGACGCCGGAATCGCTGGCAGGCAAAGCGATTGGCGTCGAACAGGGCACGATCCAGGAAACGTACGCCAAGACATACTGGGAGCCTAAGGGCGCCAAGGTTGTGTCGTATCAGAACCAGGACCAGGTCTATATCGACCTGCTCTCCGGTCGTCTGGACGGAGCGTTGCAGGACGCGGCACAGGCCGACATCGGCTTTCTGAACACCCCGCGCGGCGCGGGCTTCCAGTTCGCCGGCAAGGACATCATCGACGCGAAGGTCCTCGGCAATGGCGCGGGCATCGGCCTTCGCAAGGACGATGCCGATCTCAAGGCGAAGATCGACAACGCGATCGCCGACATGATCAAGGATGGCACCTACAAGACGATCGAGAAAAAGTACTTCAACTTCGACGTCTACGGTAGCTGA